AACATCCTCGTGCAGGGCTTCGAAGGTTATTACAAGGACAGGAACAAAAGAGTCCTGATGCTTCTCGGGGAGGAGGTCCACGACCAGGCGCGCGACCCGCAGAAGAATCATTTGCTTGTCTTCGGCGCGAACCGCGAGCTGGCAACCTTTGCGGACAATCCCCAAAACCTGATCGACCAGGTCCATGAGGCGGGCGGGATCTGTTTCCTCGCCCATCCCGACGACCCCGAAGCAAAAGCTTTCAACGAAACCGACATCTCCTGGGTGGATTGGAGCGTGCAAAACTATACCGGCATCGAGTTATGGAATGCGCTGAGCGAATTGAAGACCGTTGTGCCGACAAAACTTCACGGCGCTTTCTACGCCTACTTCCCTTCCTTCGTCGCGCATCGACCCATCCCGAATACGCTCGCCAAATGGGATGAACTGCTTTCAACCGGTCAAAAAGTGGTCGCCATTGGCGGCTCGGACGCTCACGCCCTGCACATGCATCTGGGACCGCTCCATCGCGTGATCTTTCCCTACGAATTTCACTTCCGCGGGGTCAACACTCATGCGCTTCTCCCTGAACCCTTGACAGGCGATGTGAACACGGACCGTTCACTTATCTACAAGGCTTTCGCCGCCGGACATTGTTTCGTCGGTTACGATCTGCCCGCCCCCACGAAAGGATTCCGTTTCTCAGCGCAGGGCAAGGAAGCCTCCGCCATCATGGGCGACGAGCTCTCCGCCAAAAACGGCGTAACCCTGCAAGCCAAACTCCCCTTCGATGCAGAAATCCGCCTCGTGAAGGATGGACAGGTCGTACAAACCTGGATGAACCAACCTGCCTGTACGTACATCACGACAGAGCCGGGTGCTTATCGAATAGAAGCGTATAGGAGATATTTGGGCAGGAAACGAGGGTGGATCTATAGCAATCCGATCTATGTGAGGTAGTGGCAGTGAATCTGGAATGGCAGTGCGTCTACGCGGAGAAATGTGAATGGACAGAACCGGTTCCAAATCCGGGAAAGAGCCGCGGTTTCCCCCGCTCATGATCTCAAATCCTGTGGTAAACTCACGTTCGCTGTAGGTACGTTATAAATATACGTGCCTTTCCGTTCCCGGCGGGTCCACGACCTGAACAGGAACAAACCCATGGAAAGGAGGTTTTCCCAAATGCGAAATTACGAACTGA
This portion of the Anaerolineales bacterium genome encodes:
- a CDS encoding PHP domain-containing protein; this encodes MHEVVVNLHMHTRYSDGSGLHKDIAAAALKAGVDAVIVTDHNILVQGFEGYYKDRNKRVLMLLGEEVHDQARDPQKNHLLVFGANRELATFADNPQNLIDQVHEAGGICFLAHPDDPEAKAFNETDISWVDWSVQNYTGIELWNALSELKTVVPTKLHGAFYAYFPSFVAHRPIPNTLAKWDELLSTGQKVVAIGGSDAHALHMHLGPLHRVIFPYEFHFRGVNTHALLPEPLTGDVNTDRSLIYKAFAAGHCFVGYDLPAPTKGFRFSAQGKEASAIMGDELSAKNGVTLQAKLPFDAEIRLVKDGQVVQTWMNQPACTYITTEPGAYRIEAYRRYLGRKRGWIYSNPIYVR